One segment of Drosophila mauritiana strain mau12 chromosome 3R, ASM438214v1, whole genome shotgun sequence DNA contains the following:
- the LOC117144578 gene encoding chloride channel protein 2 isoform X1 codes for MVYFGDRQRDRNRDRSNQKVERIIHDEEFGEENVELVDSEWADFEKFICQLRKRRNSAMSMEEELRHVQRHPKIKSHAFYPCPPPAENARDSDSSDDDDPIGYIDTLMYGRYTKDLGEFAKDEARKLKILEKRRKQEDKQRNKELLGKHSTRAKRVSSWIWRHTVARLGEDWVFLALLGIIMALLSFIMDKGISICTNARIWLYRDLTSQPFVQYIAWVSLPVCLILFSAGFVHLIAPQSIGSGIPEMKTILRGVQLKEYLTFKTLVAKVIGLTATLGSGMPLGKEGPFVHIASIVAQLLSKLVTSFQGIYENESRNSEMLAAACAVGVGACFAAPVGGVLFSIEVTTTYFAVRNYWRGFFAAVCGATVFRLLAVWFQNADTVRALFLTNFTTEFPFDPQELFVFALIGLVCGLGGASYVWVHRRYVLFMRSNKRMNKFLQKNRFLYPGFLALLVSSISFPLGTGQFLAGELSTHEQVTQLFSNFTWSRDDLTVEQAAVVTHWMTSYTSVFGNLVIYTLFTFVVSIIASTIPVPSGMFIPVFKIGAGFGRLVGEFMAVTFPHGVRYGGRLSPIMPGGYAVVGAAAFSGSVTHTVSVAVIIFEMTGQITHVVPVMIAVLVANAVAALLQPSIYDSIILIKKLPYLPDLLPSSSGMYSIFVEDFMVRDVKYIWHGISYQKLKEVLKLNKTLRSLPLVDSPDNMILLGSVQRYELIKMIEKHIGREKRMEVAQKWQKEAQERALEEEKKKQEVELKMRRPSRFEVLPAPDILSLRQIANDEMLPPKKRAETMHGSLAPRKSILKKTNSFNLKTYAQPMGHSPSITPYTTITGNSEFRIRSAFEAIFKKSTTLQDVQPDPETGSLSPAASNHEVEVPRTPSTPGVSKKVQLPAQSNWDFVTDQIMLMCFLTYFNICKQVNPISTELNKTPAEKDLALSNNGDSSKQSPSIKFKANKVADVNRSPQTAKRCMKIRFANEVGVNGSPTRTKCKIKPENELGYSIEDVDETTNPESLAESIQKPKSVRLPRERVIDMSPEDQKQWELEEMLKPIDLQKANVHIDPSPFQLVERTSILKVHSLFSMVGINHAYVTKIGRLVGVVGLKELRKAIEDINSNSFVPPTRDEDADEKPAVEKPLLSTNSSDKAVDMTVTSMDSALSNSENCSDIEMEHIKHTDKGTVSLTMPPQESKQSPSADKSNTENGNHA; via the exons ATGTATGGTCGCTATACCAAAGATCTAGGAGAATTTGCCAAGGATGAAGCCAGAAAGCTCAAAATACTCGAAAAGCGACGAAAGCAGGAAGATAAGCAAAGGAATAAG GAACTGCTGGGCAAACACTCGACCCGGGCGAAGCGGGTTTCATCATGGATCTGGAGGCACACGGTGGCCCGACTGGGCGAGGATTGGGTCTTCCTGGCCCTACTGGGCATCATTATGGCCCTGCTCTCGTTCATCATGGACAAGGGCATATCCATATGTACAAACG CGCGAATTTGGCTGTATCGCGATCTGACGTCACAGCCTTTTGTTCAGTACATCGCATGGGTCTCGCTGCCGGTCTGTTTGATATTGTTCTCAGCCGGCTTTGTCCATCTCATCGCACCGCAAAGTATAG GTTCTGGTATACCCGAAATGAAGACCATACTGCGCGGCGTTCAATTGAAAGAGTATCTCACATTTAAGACACTAGTGGCCAAGGTAATTGGTTTAACGGCAACTCTGGGCAGCGGTATGCCATTAGGAAAGGAA GGTCCTTTCGTACATATAGCAAGTATTGTAGCACAATTATTAAGTAAACTTGTCACATCATTCCAAGGCATATATGAGAATGAGTCGCGAAACTCTGAAATGTTGGCGGCAGCCTGTGCCGTCGGTGTGGGCGCCTGTTTTGCCGCTCCAGTGGGTG GTGTGCTCTTCAGCATAGAGGTCACCACCACGTACTTTGCTGTGCGCAACTACTGGCGCGGATTCTTTGCGGCTGTGTGCGGCGCCACTGTCTTCCGGCTCCTGGCCGTTTGGTTCCAAAACGCGGACACTGTCCGCGCTCTGTTCCTCACGAACTTCACCACCGAGTTTCCCTTCGATCCTCAGGAGCTGTTCGTCTTCGCCTTGATTGG ACTTGTATGCGGCCTGGGTGGCGCATCATATGTGTGGGTCCATCGGCGATATGTGCTCTTCATGAGATCCAACAAGCGGATGAATAAGTTCCTGCAGAAAAA TCGCTTTTTGTATCCGGGATTCCTGGCACTGCTGGTGTCCAGCATCTCGTTTCCTCTGGGCACTGGTCAGTTCCTGGCCGGCGAACTTAGTACCCACGAGCAGGTGACACAGCTCTTCAGCAATTTCACGTGGTCACGAGATGATCTTACTGTGGAGCAGGCGGCTGTAGTGACCCACTGGATGACCAGTTACACCAGCGTTTTTGGCAACCTTGTCATCTACACCCTCTTTACG TTCGTGGTCTCCATTATCGCATCCACGATACCAGTTCCGTCGGGCATGTTCATTCCGGTTTTCAAGATCGGTGCTGGCTTTGGTCGTCTGGTGGGCGAGTTCATGGCGGTGACATTTCCCCACGGCGTCCGGTATGGCGGTCGGCTGTCGCCCATCATGCCCGGAGGCTATGCCGTCGTCGGAGCGGCCGCCTTCTCTGGATCCGTGACCCACACAGTGTCTGTGGCCGTGATCATTTTCGAGATGACCGGTCAGATCACGCACGTGGTGCCCGTCATGATTGCCGTGCTGGTGGCCAATGCCGTGGCGGCGCTGCTCCAACCGTCGATATACGACAGTATTATATTGATTAAGAAGCTGCCATACCTGCCCGATCTGCTGCCCTCCAGTTCCGGGATGTACAGCATATTCGTCGAGGACTTTATGGTGCGGGATGTGAAGTACATATGGCACGGCATCTCGTATCAGAAACTCAAAGAAGTCCTCAAGCTGAACAAGACGCTGAGATCCTTGCCACTGGTGGACAGCCCGGATAACATGATCCTGCTGGGTTCCGTGCAGCGGTATGAGCTGATCAAAATGATCGAGAAGCACATCGGACGCGAGAAACGAATGGAGGTGGCCCAAAAGTGGCAGAAGGAGGCGCAGGAACGAGCCCTCGAGGAGGAGAAGAAGAAACAGGAGGTGGAGCTCAAGATGCGGCGACCATCGCGGTTTGAGGTCCTTCCAGCTCCGGATATTCTCAGCTTACGGCAGATTGCCAACGACGAAATGCTGCCGCCCAAGAAAAGGGCGGAGACAATGCACGGTTCGCTGGCGCCCAGGAAGTCCATTTTGAAGAAGACCAACTCCTTCAACCTGAAGACCTACGCGCAGCCCATGGGGCACAGTCCCAGCATCACGCCCTACACCACGATCACCGGCAATTCCGAGTTCCGCATTCGCTCAGCCTTCGAGGCCATATTTAAGAAGTCCACCACGCTCCAGGACGTCCAGCCGGATCCGGAAACGGGTTCCCTCTCCCCGGCCGCCAGTAACCACGAGGTGGAGGTGCCGCGAACTCCAAGCACTCCCGGTGTTTCCAAGAAGGTTCAGCTG CCTGCACAAAGTAATTGGGATTTTGTAACCGATCAAATTATGCTG ATGTGTTTTTTAACTTACTTTAATATCTGCAAGCAAGTAAACCCTATTTCAACGGAATTAAATAAAACG CCTGCCGAAAAGGATTTAGCATTATCAAATAATGGAGATAGTTCAAAACAATCACCGAGCATTAAATTCAAAGCAAATAAAGTGGCAGATGTAAATAGATCTCCTCAGACGGCAAAAAGATGCATGAAAATACGGTTTGCCAACGAAGTTGGAGTAAATGGTTCGCCCACTCGAACGAAATGTAAAATTAAACCAGAAAATGAATTGGGTTACTCTATAGAGGATGTGGATGAAACAACAAATCCAGAATCGCTGGCTGAG AGCATTCAAAAGCCGAAGTCGGTGCGATTG CCCAGGGAACGTGTTATTGACATGTCACCGGAGGATCAGAAGCAATGGGAGCTCGAGGAAATGTTGAAGCCCATCGATCTGCAGAAGGCCAATGTCCACATTGATCCCTCACCATTTCAGCTGGTGGAACGCACCTCCATACTAAAGGTTCACTCCCTGTTTTCCATGGTGGGCATTAACCACGCCTATGTCACCAAAATCGGAAGACTTGTGGGCGTCGTGGGACTCAAAGAA TTGCGAAAAGCCATCGAGGACATTAATAGCAATAGTTTCGTGCCCCCCACACGGGATGAGGATGCGGATGAGAAGCCGGCGGTGGAGAAGCCCCTGCTGTCGACGAACTCTAGTGATAAGGCCGTGGACATGACCGTCACCTCCATGGACTCGGCACTATCCAATTCCGAGAACTGTTCGGACATTGAAATGGAGCACATAAAGCACACGGATAAGGGCACAGTATCGCTCACCATGCCGCCACAGGAATCTAAGCAAAGTCCATCGGCGGACAAAAGTAACACAGAAAACGGCAATCATGCTTGA
- the LOC117144578 gene encoding chloride channel protein 2 isoform X7 — protein MYGRYTKDLGEFAKDEARKLKILEKRRKQEDKQRNKELLGKHSTRAKRVSSWIWRHTVARLGEDWVFLALLGIIMALLSFIMDKGISICTNARIWLYRDLTSQPFVQYIAWVSLPVCLILFSAGFVHLIAPQSIGSGIPEMKTILRGVQLKEYLTFKTLVAKVIGLTATLGSGMPLGKEGPFVHIASIVAQLLSKLVTSFQGIYENESRNSEMLAAACAVGVGACFAAPVGGVLFSIEVTTTYFAVRNYWRGFFAAVCGATVFRLLAVWFQNADTVRALFLTNFTTEFPFDPQELFVFALIGLVCGLGGASYVWVHRRYVLFMRSNKRMNKFLQKNRFLYPGFLALLVSSISFPLGTGQFLAGELSTHEQVTQLFSNFTWSRDDLTVEQAAVVTHWMTSYTSVFGNLVIYTLFTFVVSIIASTIPVPSGMFIPVFKIGAGFGRLVGEFMAVTFPHGVRYGGRLSPIMPGGYAVVGAAAFSGSVTHTVSVAVIIFEMTGQITHVVPVMIAVLVANAVAALLQPSIYDSIILIKKLPYLPDLLPSSSGMYSIFVEDFMVRDVKYIWHGISYQKLKEVLKLNKTLRSLPLVDSPDNMILLGSVQRYELIKMIEKHIGREKRMEVAQKWQKEAQERALEEEKKKQEVELKMRRPSRFEVLPAPDILSLRQIANDEMLPPKKRAETMHGSLAPRKSILKKTNSFNLKTYAQPMGHSPSITPYTTITGNSEFRIRSAFEAIFKKSTTLQDVQPDPETGSLSPAASNHEVEVPRTPSTPGVSKKVQLPAQSNWDFVTDQIMLMCFLTYFNICKQVNPISTELNKTPAEKDLALSNNGDSSKQSPSIKFKANKVADVNRSPQTAKRCMKIRFANEVGVNGSPTRTKCKIKPENELGYSIEDVDETTNPESLAESIQKPKSVRLPRERVIDMSPEDQKQWELEEMLKPIDLQKANVHIDPSPFQLVERTSILKVHSLFSMVGINHAYVTKIGRLVGVVGLKELRKAIEDINSNSFVPPTRDEDADEKPAVEKPLLSTNSSDKAVDMTVTSMDSALSNSENCSDIEMEHIKHTDKGTVSLTMPPQESKQSPSADKSNTENGNHA, from the exons ATGTATGGTCGCTATACCAAAGATCTAGGAGAATTTGCCAAGGATGAAGCCAGAAAGCTCAAAATACTCGAAAAGCGACGAAAGCAGGAAGATAAGCAAAGGAATAAG GAACTGCTGGGCAAACACTCGACCCGGGCGAAGCGGGTTTCATCATGGATCTGGAGGCACACGGTGGCCCGACTGGGCGAGGATTGGGTCTTCCTGGCCCTACTGGGCATCATTATGGCCCTGCTCTCGTTCATCATGGACAAGGGCATATCCATATGTACAAACG CGCGAATTTGGCTGTATCGCGATCTGACGTCACAGCCTTTTGTTCAGTACATCGCATGGGTCTCGCTGCCGGTCTGTTTGATATTGTTCTCAGCCGGCTTTGTCCATCTCATCGCACCGCAAAGTATAG GTTCTGGTATACCCGAAATGAAGACCATACTGCGCGGCGTTCAATTGAAAGAGTATCTCACATTTAAGACACTAGTGGCCAAGGTAATTGGTTTAACGGCAACTCTGGGCAGCGGTATGCCATTAGGAAAGGAA GGTCCTTTCGTACATATAGCAAGTATTGTAGCACAATTATTAAGTAAACTTGTCACATCATTCCAAGGCATATATGAGAATGAGTCGCGAAACTCTGAAATGTTGGCGGCAGCCTGTGCCGTCGGTGTGGGCGCCTGTTTTGCCGCTCCAGTGGGTG GTGTGCTCTTCAGCATAGAGGTCACCACCACGTACTTTGCTGTGCGCAACTACTGGCGCGGATTCTTTGCGGCTGTGTGCGGCGCCACTGTCTTCCGGCTCCTGGCCGTTTGGTTCCAAAACGCGGACACTGTCCGCGCTCTGTTCCTCACGAACTTCACCACCGAGTTTCCCTTCGATCCTCAGGAGCTGTTCGTCTTCGCCTTGATTGG ACTTGTATGCGGCCTGGGTGGCGCATCATATGTGTGGGTCCATCGGCGATATGTGCTCTTCATGAGATCCAACAAGCGGATGAATAAGTTCCTGCAGAAAAA TCGCTTTTTGTATCCGGGATTCCTGGCACTGCTGGTGTCCAGCATCTCGTTTCCTCTGGGCACTGGTCAGTTCCTGGCCGGCGAACTTAGTACCCACGAGCAGGTGACACAGCTCTTCAGCAATTTCACGTGGTCACGAGATGATCTTACTGTGGAGCAGGCGGCTGTAGTGACCCACTGGATGACCAGTTACACCAGCGTTTTTGGCAACCTTGTCATCTACACCCTCTTTACG TTCGTGGTCTCCATTATCGCATCCACGATACCAGTTCCGTCGGGCATGTTCATTCCGGTTTTCAAGATCGGTGCTGGCTTTGGTCGTCTGGTGGGCGAGTTCATGGCGGTGACATTTCCCCACGGCGTCCGGTATGGCGGTCGGCTGTCGCCCATCATGCCCGGAGGCTATGCCGTCGTCGGAGCGGCCGCCTTCTCTGGATCCGTGACCCACACAGTGTCTGTGGCCGTGATCATTTTCGAGATGACCGGTCAGATCACGCACGTGGTGCCCGTCATGATTGCCGTGCTGGTGGCCAATGCCGTGGCGGCGCTGCTCCAACCGTCGATATACGACAGTATTATATTGATTAAGAAGCTGCCATACCTGCCCGATCTGCTGCCCTCCAGTTCCGGGATGTACAGCATATTCGTCGAGGACTTTATGGTGCGGGATGTGAAGTACATATGGCACGGCATCTCGTATCAGAAACTCAAAGAAGTCCTCAAGCTGAACAAGACGCTGAGATCCTTGCCACTGGTGGACAGCCCGGATAACATGATCCTGCTGGGTTCCGTGCAGCGGTATGAGCTGATCAAAATGATCGAGAAGCACATCGGACGCGAGAAACGAATGGAGGTGGCCCAAAAGTGGCAGAAGGAGGCGCAGGAACGAGCCCTCGAGGAGGAGAAGAAGAAACAGGAGGTGGAGCTCAAGATGCGGCGACCATCGCGGTTTGAGGTCCTTCCAGCTCCGGATATTCTCAGCTTACGGCAGATTGCCAACGACGAAATGCTGCCGCCCAAGAAAAGGGCGGAGACAATGCACGGTTCGCTGGCGCCCAGGAAGTCCATTTTGAAGAAGACCAACTCCTTCAACCTGAAGACCTACGCGCAGCCCATGGGGCACAGTCCCAGCATCACGCCCTACACCACGATCACCGGCAATTCCGAGTTCCGCATTCGCTCAGCCTTCGAGGCCATATTTAAGAAGTCCACCACGCTCCAGGACGTCCAGCCGGATCCGGAAACGGGTTCCCTCTCCCCGGCCGCCAGTAACCACGAGGTGGAGGTGCCGCGAACTCCAAGCACTCCCGGTGTTTCCAAGAAGGTTCAGCTG CCTGCACAAAGTAATTGGGATTTTGTAACCGATCAAATTATGCTG ATGTGTTTTTTAACTTACTTTAATATCTGCAAGCAAGTAAACCCTATTTCAACGGAATTAAATAAAACG CCTGCCGAAAAGGATTTAGCATTATCAAATAATGGAGATAGTTCAAAACAATCACCGAGCATTAAATTCAAAGCAAATAAAGTGGCAGATGTAAATAGATCTCCTCAGACGGCAAAAAGATGCATGAAAATACGGTTTGCCAACGAAGTTGGAGTAAATGGTTCGCCCACTCGAACGAAATGTAAAATTAAACCAGAAAATGAATTGGGTTACTCTATAGAGGATGTGGATGAAACAACAAATCCAGAATCGCTGGCTGAG AGCATTCAAAAGCCGAAGTCGGTGCGATTG CCCAGGGAACGTGTTATTGACATGTCACCGGAGGATCAGAAGCAATGGGAGCTCGAGGAAATGTTGAAGCCCATCGATCTGCAGAAGGCCAATGTCCACATTGATCCCTCACCATTTCAGCTGGTGGAACGCACCTCCATACTAAAGGTTCACTCCCTGTTTTCCATGGTGGGCATTAACCACGCCTATGTCACCAAAATCGGAAGACTTGTGGGCGTCGTGGGACTCAAAGAA TTGCGAAAAGCCATCGAGGACATTAATAGCAATAGTTTCGTGCCCCCCACACGGGATGAGGATGCGGATGAGAAGCCGGCGGTGGAGAAGCCCCTGCTGTCGACGAACTCTAGTGATAAGGCCGTGGACATGACCGTCACCTCCATGGACTCGGCACTATCCAATTCCGAGAACTGTTCGGACATTGAAATGGAGCACATAAAGCACACGGATAAGGGCACAGTATCGCTCACCATGCCGCCACAGGAATCTAAGCAAAGTCCATCGGCGGACAAAAGTAACACAGAAAACGGCAATCATGCTTGA
- the LOC117144578 gene encoding chloride channel protein 2 isoform X5 has translation MKATRNGGQLLIAPSPQNAARLLPLRTYSNASSLGHHHDRSTLSDGDEEEGGLGYTHTLMYGRYTKDLGEFAKDEARKLKILEKRRKQEDKQRNKELLGKHSTRAKRVSSWIWRHTVARLGEDWVFLALLGIIMALLSFIMDKGISICTNARIWLYRDLTSQPFVQYIAWVSLPVCLILFSAGFVHLIAPQSIGSGIPEMKTILRGVQLKEYLTFKTLVAKVIGLTATLGSGMPLGKEGPFVHIASIVAQLLSKLVTSFQGIYENESRNSEMLAAACAVGVGACFAAPVGGVLFSIEVTTTYFAVRNYWRGFFAAVCGATVFRLLAVWFQNADTVRALFLTNFTTEFPFDPQELFVFALIGLVCGLGGASYVWVHRRYVLFMRSNKRMNKFLQKNRFLYPGFLALLVSSISFPLGTGQFLAGELSTHEQVTQLFSNFTWSRDDLTVEQAAVVTHWMTSYTSVFGNLVIYTLFTFVVSIIASTIPVPSGMFIPVFKIGAGFGRLVGEFMAVTFPHGVRYGGRLSPIMPGGYAVVGAAAFSGSVTHTVSVAVIIFEMTGQITHVVPVMIAVLVANAVAALLQPSIYDSIILIKKLPYLPDLLPSSSGMYSIFVEDFMVRDVKYIWHGISYQKLKEVLKLNKTLRSLPLVDSPDNMILLGSVQRYELIKMIEKHIGREKRMEVAQKWQKEAQERALEEEKKKQEVELKMRRPSRFEVLPAPDILSLRQIANDEMLPPKKRAETMHGSLAPRKSILKKTNSFNLKTYAQPMGHSPSITPYTTITGNSEFRIRSAFEAIFKKSTTLQDVQPDPETGSLSPAASNHEVEVPRTPSTPGVSKKVQLPAQSNWDFVTDQIMLMCFLTYFNICKQVNPISTELNKTPAEKDLALSNNGDSSKQSPSIKFKANKVADVNRSPQTAKRCMKIRFANEVGVNGSPTRTKCKIKPENELGYSIEDVDETTNPESLAESIQKPKSVRLPRERVIDMSPEDQKQWELEEMLKPIDLQKANVHIDPSPFQLVERTSILKVHSLFSMVGINHAYVTKIGRLVGVVGLKELRKAIEDINSNSFVPPTRDEDADEKPAVEKPLLSTNSSDKAVDMTVTSMDSALSNSENCSDIEMEHIKHTDKGTVSLTMPPQESKQSPSADKSNTENGNHA, from the exons ATGTATGGTCGCTATACCAAAGATCTAGGAGAATTTGCCAAGGATGAAGCCAGAAAGCTCAAAATACTCGAAAAGCGACGAAAGCAGGAAGATAAGCAAAGGAATAAG GAACTGCTGGGCAAACACTCGACCCGGGCGAAGCGGGTTTCATCATGGATCTGGAGGCACACGGTGGCCCGACTGGGCGAGGATTGGGTCTTCCTGGCCCTACTGGGCATCATTATGGCCCTGCTCTCGTTCATCATGGACAAGGGCATATCCATATGTACAAACG CGCGAATTTGGCTGTATCGCGATCTGACGTCACAGCCTTTTGTTCAGTACATCGCATGGGTCTCGCTGCCGGTCTGTTTGATATTGTTCTCAGCCGGCTTTGTCCATCTCATCGCACCGCAAAGTATAG GTTCTGGTATACCCGAAATGAAGACCATACTGCGCGGCGTTCAATTGAAAGAGTATCTCACATTTAAGACACTAGTGGCCAAGGTAATTGGTTTAACGGCAACTCTGGGCAGCGGTATGCCATTAGGAAAGGAA GGTCCTTTCGTACATATAGCAAGTATTGTAGCACAATTATTAAGTAAACTTGTCACATCATTCCAAGGCATATATGAGAATGAGTCGCGAAACTCTGAAATGTTGGCGGCAGCCTGTGCCGTCGGTGTGGGCGCCTGTTTTGCCGCTCCAGTGGGTG GTGTGCTCTTCAGCATAGAGGTCACCACCACGTACTTTGCTGTGCGCAACTACTGGCGCGGATTCTTTGCGGCTGTGTGCGGCGCCACTGTCTTCCGGCTCCTGGCCGTTTGGTTCCAAAACGCGGACACTGTCCGCGCTCTGTTCCTCACGAACTTCACCACCGAGTTTCCCTTCGATCCTCAGGAGCTGTTCGTCTTCGCCTTGATTGG ACTTGTATGCGGCCTGGGTGGCGCATCATATGTGTGGGTCCATCGGCGATATGTGCTCTTCATGAGATCCAACAAGCGGATGAATAAGTTCCTGCAGAAAAA TCGCTTTTTGTATCCGGGATTCCTGGCACTGCTGGTGTCCAGCATCTCGTTTCCTCTGGGCACTGGTCAGTTCCTGGCCGGCGAACTTAGTACCCACGAGCAGGTGACACAGCTCTTCAGCAATTTCACGTGGTCACGAGATGATCTTACTGTGGAGCAGGCGGCTGTAGTGACCCACTGGATGACCAGTTACACCAGCGTTTTTGGCAACCTTGTCATCTACACCCTCTTTACG TTCGTGGTCTCCATTATCGCATCCACGATACCAGTTCCGTCGGGCATGTTCATTCCGGTTTTCAAGATCGGTGCTGGCTTTGGTCGTCTGGTGGGCGAGTTCATGGCGGTGACATTTCCCCACGGCGTCCGGTATGGCGGTCGGCTGTCGCCCATCATGCCCGGAGGCTATGCCGTCGTCGGAGCGGCCGCCTTCTCTGGATCCGTGACCCACACAGTGTCTGTGGCCGTGATCATTTTCGAGATGACCGGTCAGATCACGCACGTGGTGCCCGTCATGATTGCCGTGCTGGTGGCCAATGCCGTGGCGGCGCTGCTCCAACCGTCGATATACGACAGTATTATATTGATTAAGAAGCTGCCATACCTGCCCGATCTGCTGCCCTCCAGTTCCGGGATGTACAGCATATTCGTCGAGGACTTTATGGTGCGGGATGTGAAGTACATATGGCACGGCATCTCGTATCAGAAACTCAAAGAAGTCCTCAAGCTGAACAAGACGCTGAGATCCTTGCCACTGGTGGACAGCCCGGATAACATGATCCTGCTGGGTTCCGTGCAGCGGTATGAGCTGATCAAAATGATCGAGAAGCACATCGGACGCGAGAAACGAATGGAGGTGGCCCAAAAGTGGCAGAAGGAGGCGCAGGAACGAGCCCTCGAGGAGGAGAAGAAGAAACAGGAGGTGGAGCTCAAGATGCGGCGACCATCGCGGTTTGAGGTCCTTCCAGCTCCGGATATTCTCAGCTTACGGCAGATTGCCAACGACGAAATGCTGCCGCCCAAGAAAAGGGCGGAGACAATGCACGGTTCGCTGGCGCCCAGGAAGTCCATTTTGAAGAAGACCAACTCCTTCAACCTGAAGACCTACGCGCAGCCCATGGGGCACAGTCCCAGCATCACGCCCTACACCACGATCACCGGCAATTCCGAGTTCCGCATTCGCTCAGCCTTCGAGGCCATATTTAAGAAGTCCACCACGCTCCAGGACGTCCAGCCGGATCCGGAAACGGGTTCCCTCTCCCCGGCCGCCAGTAACCACGAGGTGGAGGTGCCGCGAACTCCAAGCACTCCCGGTGTTTCCAAGAAGGTTCAGCTG CCTGCACAAAGTAATTGGGATTTTGTAACCGATCAAATTATGCTG ATGTGTTTTTTAACTTACTTTAATATCTGCAAGCAAGTAAACCCTATTTCAACGGAATTAAATAAAACG CCTGCCGAAAAGGATTTAGCATTATCAAATAATGGAGATAGTTCAAAACAATCACCGAGCATTAAATTCAAAGCAAATAAAGTGGCAGATGTAAATAGATCTCCTCAGACGGCAAAAAGATGCATGAAAATACGGTTTGCCAACGAAGTTGGAGTAAATGGTTCGCCCACTCGAACGAAATGTAAAATTAAACCAGAAAATGAATTGGGTTACTCTATAGAGGATGTGGATGAAACAACAAATCCAGAATCGCTGGCTGAG AGCATTCAAAAGCCGAAGTCGGTGCGATTG CCCAGGGAACGTGTTATTGACATGTCACCGGAGGATCAGAAGCAATGGGAGCTCGAGGAAATGTTGAAGCCCATCGATCTGCAGAAGGCCAATGTCCACATTGATCCCTCACCATTTCAGCTGGTGGAACGCACCTCCATACTAAAGGTTCACTCCCTGTTTTCCATGGTGGGCATTAACCACGCCTATGTCACCAAAATCGGAAGACTTGTGGGCGTCGTGGGACTCAAAGAA TTGCGAAAAGCCATCGAGGACATTAATAGCAATAGTTTCGTGCCCCCCACACGGGATGAGGATGCGGATGAGAAGCCGGCGGTGGAGAAGCCCCTGCTGTCGACGAACTCTAGTGATAAGGCCGTGGACATGACCGTCACCTCCATGGACTCGGCACTATCCAATTCCGAGAACTGTTCGGACATTGAAATGGAGCACATAAAGCACACGGATAAGGGCACAGTATCGCTCACCATGCCGCCACAGGAATCTAAGCAAAGTCCATCGGCGGACAAAAGTAACACAGAAAACGGCAATCATGCTTGA